The genomic interval TGCGTTAGCTCATGTGCGCTTAGCGGATGGTAACGAATTACGCTGTATTGTGAAGGACTTGAATCTCAGTGAAATGGTGTTGGTGGTAAAACGCGAGCAAGGAATTCCTACATTGTTTGATCAAGTGGTTGTGGATATCGTTTCTAAAGAGGAGGATATTGTGGCACGGGTAAATTGTTTTGTTTGTGCCGTGATTAGTCCTGACAAACGCATTTCCGGCGAGCTGTTCAATATGCAGGTGAAATACGAAGATGAAGACCCTGAAAAACTTGCGGCTTTATCGAAGTTTGTTGCTAAGGTGCGCGGATAACTATCCTGTTCGCTTCAGGTTATTCACTATGCGTGAGCTGGGGAAGTGACAAAGAAATTCGCTGCCCGCCCCAAGCTTGCTTTTAATTTCTAATCGCCCACCGTGGCGCAGCAAAACATGCTTCACAATAGCTAGACCTAACCCAGTTCCCCCGGTGTTGCTATGCCGGCTTGCATCGGCGCGATAAAAACGCTCAGTCAGTCTAGGAATGTGGCGTTCATCTATACCTAAACCGTTATCCTTGACACTTAAATGCACCCCTTGCTCATCACGGTACCAGTGAATTTTGATCTTCCCATTCTCTGGTGTGTATTTCACTGCATTGAAGACCAAGTTACCAAAGGCGCTACTCAGTTCTGTATCCATACCTAAAATATCCACATCCTCAGCTTCGAGCTCAATGCTATGCTTTTTGTTTTGGCTGATCGTGATAGCGTCCCCTTGTAGTCGCTTCAACATTGAAACGACAGCGACAGGGCTATGGTCTGGACTGTGAGTGGTTTCTAGGCGGCTAAGCAGTAGTAAGTCGTTTATCAAGTTCTGCATACGCTGGCTTTGTTCGTGCATTTGCTTAATCGCGCGGCCCCATCGAGATGGTAAAGTATCTTGATAGTCTAGAAAGGTTTCTAAGTAGCCCGAAATGACTGTTAGAGGTGTGCGTAATTCATGGCTCGCATTCGCGACAAAGTCTTCGCGCATAGCTTCAAGGTGACGCAGCTGTGTTACGTCCCGACATAAGATAAGTCGGTCTTGTCGGCCGAATAATGTGATGTGAAATTCTAAACGAACGTCGTGATTAATAGGAGAGTTAATCTCTAAGGGGGTATCATATTCGATACGATCGAAGTAGCTTTTGAAGCTAGGGTCACGTACAAGGTTTGTTATGGGATGATTGATGTCGCTGCCTTCGCGCAAACCCAATAGGCGTGAGGCGGCTTTATTCCACCACTCTAGGTTACCATTGCTGTCGACCATCAATACGCCGTCTTTTAAGGCAGCTGTACTGTCTTGTACTCGCTTTAAAACAGCTTTCAGGCGTGCTCGAGCTTTTCGATTACGGCGTTGTAGCCGATATACATCATCAAAAGTACTACCCCATAACCCATGACTTGTAGGTGGCTCTTCTTCTTGGTCTTGTAACCACAGATGGAGTTTGTGAAGTTGTTTTAAATGCCAAACTAAATAAACAAATAAACAGGCGCTAATAACCCATGCAGTGTGACCGATGAGCCATCCGAACAAATAAGCACATCCCAATATAAAAATTAGTTGTCGGATGGCGCTGCGCCAATCATGTGTCATAGGCTACTACTTAAGACGCTTTAGTTGAGAAGCGATACCCTGTGCCACGAACGGTTTGAATAAGATGTTCATAATTTGACCCAAGGGCTTTACGTAAACGACGGATGTGTACATCAACCGTTCGTTCTTCCACGTAAACATTACCACCCCAGACCTGATCTAACAATTGAGTTCGACTATAAGCACGCTCTTGGTGTGTCATGAAAAACTGCAATAAACGATATTCTGTAGGGCCAATATCTAGCGCTTCATCATTTGCACTGACGCGATGACAAACTGGATCCAATATTAGACCGTTCACCTCAATGGGATCTTCAATTCCTTGAGGAGTAGTGCGACGCAATACGGCTTTTAATCGCGCGACAAGCTCTCGTGGTGAAAATGGCTTGGTGATGTAATCGTCTGCTCCGGCCTCTAACCCCAAAACCTTGTTATCTTCTTCGCCTTTCGCGGTCAGCATGATAATGGGGACTTCGTTAGTACGATCATCACGTTTTAAGCGGCGAGCGAATTCCAATCCGCTGGTGCCAGGAAGCATCCAATCAAGAAGGATCATTTCCGGATGTTCATCGATGATGAGGCTATATGCATCTTGGGTATTACTGGCTTCTATGCACTCATACCCGGCCATTTCTAAGGCAACGGCGATCATCTCGCGGATGGATGCTTCATCATCTACGATTAAGATCTTTTTTCCCTGCTGTTTCATAGATGTGCTCTATTCTGGTTACTTACATTACAGAGCCATTACACATGCTTAGTATTACAGATATGTGACACGGCGCCATATCAGGCAATATTTCCTGCTAAGCCAACAAATAGTGACCCACTAGGCCAACAAATAATACGGCTCCAACCCAATGATTGTGTAAAAACGCTTTAAAGCAACTCTCGCGGTCGCGTTCACGAATGAGATACTGATGATAGACGAACAAGCCAGCAGATAGGGCAATGGCAAGATAAATTGGCCACGTGGCGAGCATTTGGTTTGCGATCAATATCCAAGTGACTATGGTCATGGCTTGCAATACGCCAATGATCACTTTATCTCCGTCGCCAAAGAGAACAGCTGTGCTTTTGATGCCAACCTTCAAATCGTCATCACGATCTACCATGGCGTATTGGGTATCGTACACGATGGTCCAAATAACATTGGCACAATAAAGCAGCCATACAATGTCGGGCAAGGATTCTGTTTGCGCGGCAAACGCCATGGGGATGGCCCAAGAGAAGGCGGCGCCGAGTACTACTTGCGGTAAATGAGTGTGACGTTTCATGAATGGATAGAGGCTTGCAAGAACGACACCTCCTATCGACAAATAAATAGTAAATGCATTGGTAAACAGCACCAAAATGAAAGCCGCTAAGCATAGGACGGCAAATAGCCCCAATGCTTCTTTTTCACTAATCAGTTTCTGTGCCAGTGGACGCTCCTTGGTTCGTTTAACATGGCCATCAACATGTCGATCAGCATAATCGTTGATTACACAGCCAGCGCTGCGCATGAGCACAACACCAAGGATAAAAATGGTGACATTGGCAACACTGGGCTGACCTTCACCGGCAATCCATAATGCCCACATAGTTGGCCATAGGAGCAGATAAATACCGATAGGGCGATTAAGGCGAGTAAGTTGCCAATACAGAGGTAATTTGGGGAATCGATCAATTAACCAAGACATGCTCTAATTCAGTGCATCAGAAATGAAGCATAAGTGTAACCTGTCCATTTGGTTTGCTCTAGCATCAAAGACTATTCGCAATGGTTTTGAATTGCAGGCAAAAAGAACTCACTCACCAAAACAGGCTTCCGATTAATAGAAAAAACCCGTCGACGGCCCCACAGAGAGCTGCTATCGACTTGGCCTTGTTTTACTTCTATCGGGCCTAAATGCATGCACCTGTGGTTGAATAGATATTCGCCCAGAGGTTTACTATTAAGTTTTAGTAATTGCCGCTCGGGGCCAGTTAAGGTACTTCTTGGGATAATGCTTCTAGCCTTCACTAAGGCCTCTCCGTTCACGCACAAGCGCACTTCTCGGATATAAACCTGTTGTCGAGTCGAAATGCCTAAAACTCGAGCCTCGCTCAAAAAAGGGCGGCCATAGCCAGTATTGATAATCTCAACGCTAAAGCGCCCCAAGCTTTTGAGACGCTTAGTGAGCGAACCTTCGTCAAGCAACCAATGACGTAACTCAACTGAATTCACGTTGCGAGGGACGGGATTTAAATTAACCCAAGACTGGTTTCGTATGCGAGTGCAAAAATGAAAAGACATATACTTATTTGACAGATAAGGCGCGCGCAGGATGCGTCATGGGTGTGGCAAAATCAAGGGAAATAATGAAATGTTGATATATGTAACTCGGTTACGGTTGATTCATATCCTTTCGATATTCC from Bermanella marisrubri carries:
- a CDS encoding chorismate--pyruvate lyase family protein; its protein translation is MSFHFCTRIRNQSWVNLNPVPRNVNSVELRHWLLDEGSLTKRLKSLGRFSVEIINTGYGRPFLSEARVLGISTRQQVYIREVRLCVNGEALVKARSIIPRSTLTGPERQLLKLNSKPLGEYLFNHRCMHLGPIEVKQGQVDSSSLWGRRRVFSINRKPVLVSEFFLPAIQNHCE
- the phoB gene encoding phosphate regulon transcriptional regulator PhoB — translated: MKQQGKKILIVDDEASIREMIAVALEMAGYECIEASNTQDAYSLIIDEHPEMILLDWMLPGTSGLEFARRLKRDDRTNEVPIIMLTAKGEEDNKVLGLEAGADDYITKPFSPRELVARLKAVLRRTTPQGIEDPIEVNGLILDPVCHRVSANDEALDIGPTEYRLLQFFMTHQERAYSRTQLLDQVWGGNVYVEERTVDVHIRRLRKALGSNYEHLIQTVRGTGYRFSTKAS
- the ubiA gene encoding 4-hydroxybenzoate octaprenyltransferase, which translates into the protein MSWLIDRFPKLPLYWQLTRLNRPIGIYLLLWPTMWALWIAGEGQPSVANVTIFILGVVLMRSAGCVINDYADRHVDGHVKRTKERPLAQKLISEKEALGLFAVLCLAAFILVLFTNAFTIYLSIGGVVLASLYPFMKRHTHLPQVVLGAAFSWAIPMAFAAQTESLPDIVWLLYCANVIWTIVYDTQYAMVDRDDDLKVGIKSTAVLFGDGDKVIIGVLQAMTIVTWILIANQMLATWPIYLAIALSAGLFVYHQYLIRERDRESCFKAFLHNHWVGAVLFVGLVGHYLLA
- the phoR gene encoding phosphate regulon sensor histidine kinase PhoR, yielding MTHDWRSAIRQLIFILGCAYLFGWLIGHTAWVISACLFVYLVWHLKQLHKLHLWLQDQEEEPPTSHGLWGSTFDDVYRLQRRNRKARARLKAVLKRVQDSTAALKDGVLMVDSNGNLEWWNKAASRLLGLREGSDINHPITNLVRDPSFKSYFDRIEYDTPLEINSPINHDVRLEFHITLFGRQDRLILCRDVTQLRHLEAMREDFVANASHELRTPLTVISGYLETFLDYQDTLPSRWGRAIKQMHEQSQRMQNLINDLLLLSRLETTHSPDHSPVAVVSMLKRLQGDAITISQNKKHSIELEAEDVDILGMDTELSSAFGNLVFNAVKYTPENGKIKIHWYRDEQGVHLSVKDNGLGIDERHIPRLTERFYRADASRHSNTGGTGLGLAIVKHVLLRHGGRLEIKSKLGAGSEFLCHFPSSRIVNNLKRTG